The Nitrosococcus watsonii C-113 genome includes the window GCGGCAAAGCTGTAGGAGCTGATGTCGTGGGCAGTCCGGAAACCTTCCCGGGTGACATTTTCCAGGTAGTCTCCTTGCAATTGATCCCGGGGTGCAAAGGCCACCGAGTGGACAATGATATCCACATGATCCCAATAATCGTCTAAATGGGTAAACAGCTCCTCGATTTGTTCGTCGTTGCTAACATCGCAGGGCAGGGTGATATCGGTATCGCACTGGATGGCCAGCTTTTCAACGCGCCCCTGAAGTTTTTCATTTTGATAGGTCAGCGCCAATTCCGCGCCTTCTCGTTTCATTGCTTGGGCAATTCCCCAGGCAATGGAGCGGGGGCTGGCAATACCTACAATAAGAGCTTTTTTATCTGCTAGAAAACCCATAAATGATGTCTCCTCAAGACTTGTGTTCTCAGAAGTTAGCGGGTAAAGCTACCCGAAATTAGCTATTTCCGAAAGGGGAAAAAATTGACTTTTCCTTCCATGAACTATAATGGATATTTTATGAGCATGTTAGGACGCCGCTTGTTATTTTCTCTCGTGCGCTGGGTGGGAATCTTTATGTTGCCGTGGTTGATGGCTTGTAGCGAAGAAGTCTTGAACAGCCCCTATCCTGCCGCTAGTGGAACTCAGAATGTCGCCTATTCAAGTTTTAATTTACGCCCGAAGACTCTGGACCCAGCTCGTTCCTATAGTGCTAATGAAATAGTCTTTACCGGCCAGATTTACGAGCCTCCCCTGCAATATCATTATCTACTGCGTCCCTATAGACTGGAGCCTCTGACCGCTAAGGCCATGCCCCAGGTGACTTATGTGGATGCCGCCGGCAATCCGCTTTCCGCAGAAACCCCGTTTAGAGAGGTGGCCTATAGCGTTTATGAGCTTCAGATTCAGCCAGGCATTTATTATCAACCCCATCCTGCATTCGCCAAGGATGAAACGGGCCGGTTTCTCTATCATAAGCTAAGCCCTGGAGAGTTGGCAGGCATTTATAAGCTTAGGGATTTTCCCCATAGGGGTAGCCGGGAATTGGTGGCGGCCGATTATGTTTACCAAATCAAACGTCTGGCTTCCCCCTGGGTGCATTCCCCTATTTTGGGCCTGATGAGTCGTTATATTGTGGGCATGAAGACTTATACCCAAACGTTGGTGGCGGCTCAAGAGAAGGGGGGGGAGAATTATTTAGATCTTCGCGCTTATCCTCTCACGGGGGTGGAAGTGGTAGACCGCTATACTTATCGGTTGACCATCGAAGGTAAATATCCCCAACTGCGCTATTGGTTGGCCATGCCTTTTTTTGCGCCAGTGCCTTGGGAGGCAGATCGGTTTTATGCTCAGCCCGGCATGGCAGAACGTAATTTGAACCTTGATTGGTATCCTGTCGGCACGGGTCCCTATATGCTCACGGACAATGATCCTAACCGCCGCATGGTGCTGGAACGTAATCCGAATTTCCATGGCGAGACTTATCCGTCCGAGGGTATGCCAGGCGATAAAGCGGCCGGTCTCCTGGTGGATGGGGGCAAGCCTTTGCCTTTCATTGACCAGGTCGTGTTTAGTCTGGAGAAGGAGAGTATCCCCTATTGGAATAAATTCTTGCAGGGCTACTACGATACGTCCGCGGTCACCTCGGATAGCTTTGATCAGGCTTTACGTATTGCTGGAGGAGGAGAAGAGCTGACTTTGACCGAGGAGATGAAAACCAAAGGGATCAAATTAGCCACGGCTATCGGGACTTCCATCACTTATCTGGGCTTTAATATGCTGGACCCGGTAGTTGGGGGTGATAGCGAGCGGGCCCGTAAGTTGCGCCAAGCCATTTCTATTGCCATTGACTATGAAGAGTTTATTTCCATTTTCGCTAATGGCCAGGGGATTGCCGCCCAGGGACCTTTGCCGCCCGGTATTTTTGGCCATCAAAGTGGTGAAGAGGGTATTAATCCCCATGTTTATGAATGGAAAAACGGGCAGCCTCGCCGCAAGTCTCTCCAGACAGCCCGCCGGCTCTTGATTGAGGCTGGTTATCCTAATGGCCGGAACGCCGAGAGCGGCAAACCTCTTTTATTATATTTTGATATCACGGGCAAGGGCCCGGACAGTGCGTCTTTAGTAAGTTGGATGCGGAAGCAATTCCAAAAGTTGAATATCCAATTGGTTGTGCGCGAGACTGATTACAACCGCTTTCAAGATAAAATGCGCCAGGGAAATGCCCAGATTTTCCAATGGGGCTGGACTGCCGATTATCCTGATCCAGAAAATTTTCTCTTTTTGCTCTATGGGCCAGAGGGCAAGGTTCGCCATGGGGGGGAGAATGCAACCAACTACAGCAACCCTGAGTTTAACCGTCTTTTTCAAGAAATGAAAAGCATGGAAAATGGTCCGGAACGCCTGACCAAAATTTGGCAGATGGTGGCTATTGTCCGCCGGGATGCTCCTTGGGTGTGGGGGTTTCATCCCAAGCAGGTGAGCTTGCTCCATGCCTGGAAT containing:
- a CDS encoding ABC transporter substrate-binding protein — translated: MNYNGYFMSMLGRRLLFSLVRWVGIFMLPWLMACSEEVLNSPYPAASGTQNVAYSSFNLRPKTLDPARSYSANEIVFTGQIYEPPLQYHYLLRPYRLEPLTAKAMPQVTYVDAAGNPLSAETPFREVAYSVYELQIQPGIYYQPHPAFAKDETGRFLYHKLSPGELAGIYKLRDFPHRGSRELVAADYVYQIKRLASPWVHSPILGLMSRYIVGMKTYTQTLVAAQEKGGENYLDLRAYPLTGVEVVDRYTYRLTIEGKYPQLRYWLAMPFFAPVPWEADRFYAQPGMAERNLNLDWYPVGTGPYMLTDNDPNRRMVLERNPNFHGETYPSEGMPGDKAAGLLVDGGKPLPFIDQVVFSLEKESIPYWNKFLQGYYDTSAVTSDSFDQALRIAGGGEELTLTEEMKTKGIKLATAIGTSITYLGFNMLDPVVGGDSERARKLRQAISIAIDYEEFISIFANGQGIAAQGPLPPGIFGHQSGEEGINPHVYEWKNGQPRRKSLQTARRLLIEAGYPNGRNAESGKPLLLYFDITGKGPDSASLVSWMRKQFQKLNIQLVVRETDYNRFQDKMRQGNAQIFQWGWTADYPDPENFLFLLYGPEGKVRHGGENATNYSNPEFNRLFQEMKSMENGPERLTKIWQMVAIVRRDAPWVWGFHPKQVSLLHAWNFNIQPNLMANNTLKYRRIDPQQRAWLRKEWNRPLLWPLGALLVVLVLGAAPAVVTYWRKEYRPGQAAVLGEARGSRRKASG